In the Desulfovibrio psychrotolerans genome, GCCCCTGTTTCTTGCCCCCACAGGCGACGCGGCAGCCGATTCCATGGTGCGCAACGCCCTGCGGGCCATTTTGCGCAGCAACCCCGCCGCCGTACTGAACGGTCTGACTGCGGACCAGCCACCCATGGCCGACCTCTGCCGCGACATGGCGGCGGAAATGCGCCTTGAAGCCGCTGTTCCCCATCTTATTCACGCTGCCGCAAGCGTTGCGGGCTCCCGCGACATGGACGGCCTGCGGACCATTCTGGGCATACTCGGCCGGATAGGCAGCCCGCAGTCGCTGCCCGCCTTCCGCGCTCACATGGACAACCCGGACCCGGTGACCGCCGCCCTGTGTATTCAGCATCTGGGAGCACTGGGAGATGCCTCAAGCCTGCCCGCTCTTGCTGCCGCCATCTCCGCCGCCAACGCAGAAGACCGCTACGAAACCTGCGACATAACCACATGGAAGGCCATAGAGGCCATTGGTGAAATAGGCCGTGCCGGAACTCCCGCTGCCATTGCCGTGCTGGCACGGTTCATCCACCACCGCAACCCCACGGCCCGCCGTATCGTTCTGGAAACACTGGTCCGCTGCGGCGAAGACGCCATTGCCCACGTTGGGCCCGCCCTGCTTGACCCGGACACGGATACCCGCATTATGGCCGCCAACGCCCTGCGGGACATAGCGCACAAGGCTGCTGCCGAACCTTTGGTGCGTGCACTGGAGAAGGGTGCCGCCGTGGATGCCAATGTGGGATTTGCCATTTACGAAGCACTGGGACACACGCCCGGCATGAAAAGCCTGGTCGCCCTGACCGAGGCACTGCCCAAGGAGCACGAACCCAGCACCCTTATGGCCATTGTACAGGCACTGGAAACGCAGGCTTCGCCCGCCGTGGGCAAACGATTCAATGAAATAGTCACCGACCGTCTTTCCGCGCAGGATGCGCAGGCCCAGCGGATTCTCTCTGCGGTCATTGCCGTGCGCGCCACAGGCCTTTTTCCGCACCTGTACGCCGACCCGGTGGTGGGTCGCATTCTTGTGGGGCTTATCCTCAAAACCAGCGACCCGGAAGCTCTGCGGAGTTTTGCGGAAATCCTGCGCCAGTGCCCGCAGCCGCAGGCGGAGAAAGACGCGCAGACCCTGCTGGCCGCCCTGCCTGCAACAGAAACGTCCGACCGTCCCAGACTGCTCGCAGTGGACGATTCCAACGCCATGCGCAACTTCTACCGCACCCACGGCGCGGCCATGGGATTTGACGTTACGCTCGCGGAACATGGCCAGCATGCGCTGGACATTGTGGAATCTGCCAGCGGGGCATCTTTGACCTTTGCCATTGTGGTGGTGGACATGAACATGCCTGTCATGGACGGCATCCAGTTTACGGAAAAACTGCGTGCCATGCCCGAATACGCCAGCACACCTGTGCTTATGGCCACCACGGAATCGGGCCGTTCACAGGCATCTCTGGCCCGCAAAAGCGGCGTTACCGCCTTTCTCCCCAAGCCCTTCACACCGGAAATGCTGCAATCCAAGATAGGCAAACTGCTGGAGCGGGCCGGACACTGACGCGATTCAGGCGTTACGCATGCGTCCCACTTTGTATCCCACTGTCGCGTCCCACTGTCGCGTTCCCCTGCTGCTTTCTTCTGTCGCGTCCCGCCGGCGTGTTCTCCTGACACCTTCTCCTGCTGCGCTCCATCACCGCAACAGGCAAACTAGAAGCGGCACGGCATCACATACGGCTGACGCTGTCGTATCACGCTGAAATCGTAAGCTCATTTCCTTGCAAAGTGTATCTTTCCGTTGACAACCCTCTTCAAACCTCCTAGTCATGAAAACGAAATTCATTTTCGTTTACTCGTTCTCTTTTCCGTCCCGTTAACAGCAGTGAGGCTCACATGAAGCTCGCCAGCCGGGCCACCGCACTTTGTACCCCGCATGTTCTCCCGGAACCTACCCACTGCCCCGGTCCGCAGAAGGCCTGCCCCGGAAACAGGGTTCTTACCGGACATGACCCGGTAAGCCGATCGCTGCATCAGTTCGCGGAATCCCTCGGCAATGCCATAGATGCCAAGGACCCGCACACAAGCTGCCATTCGGAAGAAGTGGCCGTGATTGCACAGGCCATAGGGCAGAAGCTGGGGTTGCGCTGCCACGATGCAGACATACTGCACATAGCGGGGCACCTGCACGACAT is a window encoding:
- a CDS encoding response regulator, yielding MALADSFRSMDFLEQATALQALQALPAAEALAEITPLFLAPTGDAAADSMVRNALRAILRSNPAAVLNGLTADQPPMADLCRDMAAEMRLEAAVPHLIHAAASVAGSRDMDGLRTILGILGRIGSPQSLPAFRAHMDNPDPVTAALCIQHLGALGDASSLPALAAAISAANAEDRYETCDITTWKAIEAIGEIGRAGTPAAIAVLARFIHHRNPTARRIVLETLVRCGEDAIAHVGPALLDPDTDTRIMAANALRDIAHKAAAEPLVRALEKGAAVDANVGFAIYEALGHTPGMKSLVALTEALPKEHEPSTLMAIVQALETQASPAVGKRFNEIVTDRLSAQDAQAQRILSAVIAVRATGLFPHLYADPVVGRILVGLILKTSDPEALRSFAEILRQCPQPQAEKDAQTLLAALPATETSDRPRLLAVDDSNAMRNFYRTHGAAMGFDVTLAEHGQHALDIVESASGASLTFAIVVVDMNMPVMDGIQFTEKLRAMPEYASTPVLMATTESGRSQASLARKSGVTAFLPKPFTPEMLQSKIGKLLERAGH